The following proteins are encoded in a genomic region of Candidatus Bathyarchaeota archaeon:
- a CDS encoding type II toxin-antitoxin system VapC family toxin, with protein MERAEVLMTSITAFELPLGANLSKKREQRRGEVESLINQHKIVAFNRESASMAAERGAELKIEGTQLEIRDSFNAYICLTEKNPNINKQQSPLRKNKGLTIITP; from the coding sequence GTGGAGAGGGCTGAGGTCCTCATGACAAGCATCACGGCCTTCGAGCTGCCATTGGGAGCGAACCTGTCAAAAAAACGTGAGCAAAGAAGAGGCGAAGTTGAAAGCCTCATAAACCAACATAAAATAGTAGCCTTCAACCGTGAGAGTGCAAGCATGGCAGCCGAAAGAGGAGCTGAACTAAAAATCGAAGGCACCCAACTCGAAATAAGAGACTCATTCAACGCCTATATATGCCTAACTGAAAAAAACCCCAATATTAACAAACAACAAAGCCCACTACGAAAAAATAAAGGCCTCACCATAATAACCCCATAA
- a CDS encoding AbrB/MazE/SpoVT family DNA-binding domain-containing protein yields MAKVKVTRNYQITIPREIRRKMGIEEGSYVSIEAVNETTTVLKRVLP; encoded by the coding sequence ATGGCTAAGGTTAAGGTTACTAGAAATTACCAGATAACAATTCCCAGAGAGATTAGGAGGAAGATGGGCATAGAGGAGGGAAGCTATGTATCAATAGAAGCCGTTAACGAGACGACGACGGTCTTGAAGAGAGTCCTCCCATAG